In the Nitrospirales bacterium LBB_01 genome, one interval contains:
- a CDS encoding response regulator transcription factor gives MDGVYKILIADDDFSSRTLLQRFLEKYGDVDVTIDGAEAVMAFQTAIDATEPYGLICLDIMMPEVDGISALAHIRNKEKAMGITPENAVTIIMTTSLDPPLDLIDAFYKGVNRCDDYVTKPIDFQVLSDILLKYGIHQQ, from the coding sequence ATGGACGGAGTTTATAAAATATTAATAGCTGATGATGATTTTTCAAGCCGCACATTATTGCAGCGTTTTTTAGAAAAATATGGCGACGTTGATGTCACAATAGATGGGGCTGAGGCGGTTATGGCCTTCCAAACTGCCATTGATGCTACAGAGCCATATGGCCTCATCTGCCTTGACATTATGATGCCTGAGGTGGATGGAATCAGTGCTTTAGCGCATATTCGTAATAAAGAAAAGGCTATGGGAATTACACCAGAAAATGCAGTAACAATTATTATGACTACGTCTTTAGATCCGCCATTAGATTTAATTGACGCTTTCTACAAAGGTGTCAACAGATGTGACGATTATGTCACAAAACCGATAGATTTCCAAGTTCTTTCCGATATACTGCTAAAATACGGCATACATCAGCAATAG